In Thermoanaerobacterium xylanolyticum LX-11, the genomic window TCGATTTAGATGCGTTAGGTGAGAAGACGATATGGATTGACTGCGATGTAATACAGGCTGATGGCGGAACCAGGACAGCTTCCATCACAGGTTCGTTTGTAGCACTTGTAGATGCCATGAATAAACTTAAGGAAAAGGGCGCCATAAGTAAACTCCCTATAAAAAGCTTTGTCGCTGCTGTAAGTGTAGGAATTGTAGGCAATGAGAAGCTTTTAGATCTTTGTTACTTAGAAGATAGCAATGCGCACGTTGACATGAACATCGTCATGACGGATAAAGGCGAATTCATCGAGATACAAGGAACTGGTGAAGGTGGGCCTTTTAGCAAAAGTGATTTTTCAGAGCTTTTAGAATTAGCGGAGGAAGGCTTGAATAAAATCATACAGGTTCAAAAAGAATCATTAGGAGATATATCATTAGAAATTGGAGTTGAAAGCGATGAAAATAGTTGTAGCGAGCCACAACAAGCATAAAGTGGATGAGATAAGGGAATTTTTTAAAGGAGATTATGAAGTATTGTCGGCAGATGATATTGGATCATATGATGAAGTAGAAGAAACAGGGAAGACGATTGAAGAAAACGCTCTTTTAAAGGCCAGGGCTATAGCATATTTAACCGATGAACTGGTAATTGCAGATGATACAGGTTTGTTTGTGGACTATTTAGATGGTGAACCAGGAGTTTATACTGCAAGATTTGCCGGTGTAAATGCCACATACGAAGACAACAACAACAAGCTTTTAAACTTATTAAAAGGTGTTCCGATGGAAAAGAGGAAAGCTACTTTTAAAACCGTAATAGCATTGATTTACAAAGGAAGAGAAGCTATAATAGAAGGAAAAGTGGATGGTAGGATAATTGATGCTCCAAGAGGACAATATGGCTTTGGGTATGATCCTATATTTTATGTTGATGAAATAGGTAAGACATTAGCAGAGCTTACATTAGAAGAAAAAAATAAAGTAAGTCATAGGGCAAATGCTTTAAAAAAATTAAAAGAATATATAAAAAATAATTTGGAGGACCGCAAATGAGACTATTTGTTACAAGTGATACTCACGGAATGTTACAATCAGTCAGGAATATTTTAAAAAATATTAAAAATATTGATTACATTATACATTTAGGTGACTATTATAGAGATGCAGAGGAATTAGATAAAGAATTTGGAATACCAACTATTTATGTATATGGGAATTGTGATTTTGGCGACAAAGAGAAGTACGAAAAGATTATTGAAGTAGCTGGTAAAAAAATATTATTAACACATGGACATAAGTACTACGTCAAATTTGAAAAAAGCATCATAATAGAAAAAGCCAGGGAATACGGCGTTGATGCGGTATTTTATGGCCATACCCATGTACCATTAGTATACAGGGCTGGTGATATGCTTGTATTGAACCCTGGAAGCCCTTCAATGCCACGTGAAGGGTCATCACGGACAGTATCTATAGTAAATATAGAGGATGGCATCATTGTACCGCAGCTAATAAATATAGATGACATGGAGGAATACATTGGAAATAAAAAAAGTGGAACAAAATTTGAATTTTAGGTGTTGACAAAGATAAATATTCCTGATATAATTTAAAACTGTCAGAGCGATGAGGCAGAAATAAGCGATGACAACTGTATATGCGGGTGTAGCTCAATGGTAGAGTTCTAGCCTTCCAAGCTAGCTACGTGGGTTCGATTCCCATCACCCGCTCCAATATGCGCCTGTAGCTCAGTTGGATAGAGCAACGGACTTCTAATCCGTGTGTCGGGAGTTCGAATCTCTTCAGGCGCACCATTTTTTGGAGAATGTGATGTATATTTTATAATATGGTGGGTATAGTTCAGTTGGCTAGAGCGCCAGATTGTG contains:
- a CDS encoding XTP/dITP diphosphatase — protein: MKIVVASHNKHKVDEIREFFKGDYEVLSADDIGSYDEVEETGKTIEENALLKARAIAYLTDELVIADDTGLFVDYLDGEPGVYTARFAGVNATYEDNNNKLLNLLKGVPMEKRKATFKTVIALIYKGREAIIEGKVDGRIIDAPRGQYGFGYDPIFYVDEIGKTLAELTLEEKNKVSHRANALKKLKEYIKNNLEDRK
- the rph gene encoding ribonuclease PH, giving the protein MKRVDGRDSRSLRPIKITRNFNRYAEGSVLIEVGNTKVICTASIEDKVPPFQKGTGKGWITSEYSMIPRATETRTQRESTKGKQSGRTMEIQRLIGRALRAVVDLDALGEKTIWIDCDVIQADGGTRTASITGSFVALVDAMNKLKEKGAISKLPIKSFVAAVSVGIVGNEKLLDLCYLEDSNAHVDMNIVMTDKGEFIEIQGTGEGGPFSKSDFSELLELAEEGLNKIIQVQKESLGDISLEIGVESDENSCSEPQQA
- a CDS encoding metallophosphoesterase, producing MRLFVTSDTHGMLQSVRNILKNIKNIDYIIHLGDYYRDAEELDKEFGIPTIYVYGNCDFGDKEKYEKIIEVAGKKILLTHGHKYYVKFEKSIIIEKAREYGVDAVFYGHTHVPLVYRAGDMLVLNPGSPSMPREGSSRTVSIVNIEDGIIVPQLINIDDMEEYIGNKKSGTKFEF